A part of Rattus rattus isolate New Zealand chromosome 6, Rrattus_CSIRO_v1, whole genome shotgun sequence genomic DNA contains:
- the LOC116902985 gene encoding taste receptor type 2 member 41, with protein MLSTLSVFFMSIFVLLCFLGILANGFIVLMLSREWLRRGRLLPSDMILLSLGTSRFCQQCVGLVNSFYYSLHLVEYSRSLARQLISLHMDFLNSATFWFGTWLSVLFCLKIANFSHPAFLWLKWRFPALVPWLLLGSILVSFIVTLMFFWGNHTVYQAFLRRKFSGNTTFKEWNRRLEIDYFMPLKLVTTSIPCSLFLVSILLLINSLRRHSQRMQHNAHGLQDPNTQAHSRALKSLISFLVLYALSFVSMVIDATVVISSDNVWYWPWQIILYLCMSVHPFILITNNLKFRGTFRQLLLLARGFWVT; from the coding sequence ATGCTATCAACACTATCAGTTTTCTTCATGTCGATCTTTGTTCTGCTCTGTTTCCTGGGAATCCTGGCAAACGGCTTCATTGTGCTGATGCTGAGCAGGGAATGGCTACGGCGCGGTAGGCTGCTCCCCTCAGACATGATCCTCCTCAGTTTGGGCACCTCCCGATTCTGCCAGCAGTGTGTTGGGCTGGTGAACAGTTTCTACTATTCCCTCCACCTTGTTGAGTACTCCAGGAGCCTTGCCCGTCAGCTCATTAGTCTTCACATGGACTTCTTGAACTCAGCCACTTTCTGGTTTGGCACCTGGCTCAGCGTCCTGTTCTGTCTCAAGATTGCTAACTTCTCCCATCCTGCCTTCCTGTGGTTGAAGTGGAGATTCCCAGCATTGGTGCCTTGGCTCCTACTGGGCTCTATCTTGGTGTCCTTCATCGTAACTCTGATGTTCTTTTGGGGAAACCACACTGTGTATCAGGCATTCTTAAGGAGAAAGTTTTCTGGGAACACAACCTTTAAGGAGTGGAACAGAAGGCTGGAAATAGACTATTTCATGCCTCTGAAACTTGTCACTACGTCAAttccttgctctctttttctAGTCTCAATTTTGCTGTTGATCAATTCTCTCAGAAGGCATTCACAAAGAATGCAGCACAATGCTCACGGCTTGCAAGACCCCAACACCCAGGCTCACAGCAGAGCCCTGAAGTCACTCATCTCATTTCTGGTTCTTTACGCGCTGTCCTTTGTGTCCATGGTCATTGACGCTACAGTCGTCATCTCCTCAGATAATGTGTGGTATTGGCCCTGGCAAATTATACTTTACTTGTGCATGTCCGTACATCCATTTATCCTCATCACTAATAATCTCAAGTTCCGAGGCACCTTCAGGCAGCTACTCCTGTTGGCCAGGGGATTCTGGGTGACCTAG